A segment of the Populus alba chromosome 9, ASM523922v2, whole genome shotgun sequence genome:
GCGGAGATTTGTTTCAAATCACGAAAGACGATCTCCGACTCGGCGAAGAAATTGCTCGATGCCCTAGTTGTTCTCTTTACATCACCGTTGTTTATAACCAGGAAGATTTCCTCGGCGATAATGAtaaatcaaagaagaagaacttAGAACCGGCGAAACAGCTGCCTATTTCTGTTGCTTAAAAAACACGCAAATTCAAGGTTGCTGAACTGTTATCAGATTATACTGTTAGGGTTTCAATGATTTTTGGCTGGGtgagaaatgatattttatgaGGTGAGTTaaagaattttgtttctttgctgTTTGTTGTTACAATGTGTTACTCTATTTATGAGGTGAATCAAAGAagatttcttttttgcttttttctttaggTGGATATTGCTGTTAATGATAAAAGTGTTATTTGGCTATGTTTGTTGCTGAGTTTTCGTGTGTTGATTGACTCAGGAGTTGTAGACTATATTGTTGTATAATTTGTGGTTTCTGGTGGATGTTTATTGTTGTTGAGATAGGCTTAGGCTGATTAATTGAGTGATAAGAAAGATGCGGTTCAGTTCATCCTGCTTTGTTTCTATACTTTACTCGAGCTAGTATTGTGGTGTGGATGCTTCTGTTCAATCAATCTTTTTACTATTTAGGGCTGTTTTTGGAGACTTCTGTTTGGAAATCAAAATGGGTGCTTGTTTGATGATTTACTTGCCATGATATGATTAGCAGTTGAGTGACTGATGGAGGTGTTTATGAAGGTTTGAGTGGGTGCTTCAGTTGGCTTAATGCAGCTGCTGTTGCATTATGTGCTTTCTCAAATGCATGTGAGGATCAACTGAATTATTGGGGGTTAGCTCTAGCTATTGAGTTTAATTTATTGCGCCCAAGATTGAATTTCTAtgagttttatatttgttttcccATTATATCACTTATTCGAGTGGCCAAAACACAGAAAAAGGATGCGCAATTAGATTGACTTTGAGTTGCATGCTTGTTTTCATTAAACAACATGTCAGATCCATGGCCACAATGAGGCCCTTTTGGCACCAGGCCTGAGACATTACCATTAGCATATACACCAGGTTGTTGGATTTGTGAGGTTCTCTGATCTAAAGTGAAGCTTAACCTGCAAATGGAAGCTTTACTTAGGCATGGTTATGAGATTATTTGATTACTCTCAACTTGGTTATCAAGCTAAATCA
Coding sequences within it:
- the LOC118058707 gene encoding diphthamide biosynthesis protein 3, which gives rise to MSYDDVEIEDMEWNEELQAFTYPCPCGDLFQITKDDLRLGEEIARCPSCSLYITVVYNQEDFLGDNDKSKKKNLEPAKQLPISVA